The DNA window CCTTGCGAAAGCGTACGAGGTGGTGACCTTCTATAAGGCCCTTTCCCTCACACCCAGAGGCAGGCATACTGTCCATGTATGTATGGGAACCGCATGCCACCTCCGGGGAGGAACCAATATACTTGACGCTTTTGAACGTGAGCTCAGTGTTGGAGTGGGCGAAACAACGGAAAACGGGCTATTTACCCTGGAGACCGTGAACTGTCTGGGCGCCTGCGCCTTGGCGCCGCTCGTAAGGGTGGAGGAAAAAGATTTCGGTAAGACGACCCCCGGTGGGGTGAAAAAGATAATAAATGAATTCAGCGGCGGAGAACCCTCATGATTACCTCTCAGGAACAACTCCAATCTGTGGCGTCCGAATATAAGAAAAAGACCGCTGCTTTTGACGCAGTGATAAAAATATGCTGCGGCACGGGCTGCGTCTCTTCGGGTGCGCTCTCCGTGTATGAAGGATTGACGGCCGGCCTCCGGGGGGAAGGGCTGGCGGACAAGGTGCTTGTTAAGAAGACCGGGTGCCATGGACTTTGCGAACGGGGGCCGATCGTGGTCTTCGGCCAGGATGAGATTCTTTACCAAAGCGTGGGGAAAAGGAATATCGATGCCGATGTGGCCAGCCTCATCGCAACGGTGAAAGAAAAGAAGGTGGCGGAGCAGCTCCTCTACAAGGGAGAAGAGAAGGGGAAGCGATATGTCTCCCCTTATGAGATCCCCTTCTATTCGGGTCAGACAAGAGTGGTCCTGAGCCTCAACGGTGCGCTGGACCCTGAAAATATCGAAGAATATATTGCCGAGGGAGGCTACGGATCACTCCATAAAGCGTTGCACATGAGTCCTACCGAGATTATCGATTCGATCGAAAAATCGGGCCTCAGGGGAAGAGGCGGCGGCGGTTTCCTCACCGGCTACAAATGGCGCTCCTGCCGTCAGGCCCAGGGTAATCCCAAGTATGTACTCGCCAACGGCGACGAGGGCGATCCCGGAGCCTTTATGGACCGATCGCTCATGGAAGGAAATCCTCATGCCATTCTCGAAGGCATGGCCATCGGAGCTTTTGCGATAGGATCCGGGCAGGGATATATCTATGTCCGCGATGAATATCCTCTGGCAGTCCATCGCCTTTCGCTCGCAATTGAGAAGGCGAGGGAGTACGGGTTTCTGGGAAAGAACATCATGGGCACAGGCTTCGATTACGATATAGATATTTTCCGGGGCGGTGGAGCTTTTGTGTGCGGTGAGTCTACAGCGCTCATATCCTCCATAGAAGGAAAGGCGGGAGAGCCGCGGTCCAAGTATACCCACACCGTCGATAAAGGCCTGTGGGATAAACCCACCAATTTAAATAATGTGGAGACATGGGCAAACGTTCCCCATATCATTGACAAGGGTTGGGAATGGTTTCAATCGACCGGCTCGCCGCGAAGCAAGGGGACGAAAGTCTTTTCTCTCGTGGGGAAGGTGAAGAACACGGGACTTATAGAAGTGCCCATGGGAATAACCCTCAAAGAGATCATATACGACCTTGGGGGCGGCATACAGGGCGATAAGAAATTTAAAGCGGTTCAGACCGGCGGGCCTTCGGGGGGCTGTATACCGGAGGTTTACCTCGACATGCCCGTGGATTTCGATTCTCTCACGAAGCTTGGCTCCATGATGGGATCAGGGGGCATGATCGTGATGGACGAGAGGAGCTGCATGGTTGATGTGGCGCGGTACTTCCTCAACTTCCTGGTGCAGGAGTCGTGCGGTAAGTGCACCCCATGCAGGGAGGGGGTCAGGAGGATGCACGAGATAGTCGACCGCATCTGTCGTGGCGATGGCTGCCGTGGAGACGTGGAGCACCTCGAGGAGCTCGGAAAGGCAATTCAGCTCAGCTCCCTGTGCGGCCTCGGACAAAGCGCTCCGAATCCGGTCCTCTCGACGATCAGATTTTTTAAAGAAGAGTATATCGCTCACATAGAGGAGAAGAGGTGCCCTGCGGGAATATGCAAGGACCTCATCAAAATGCAGATACTGCCCGACCTGTGTACCGGCTGCATGCGTTGTGCCGGCGAGTGCCCCGTCGGATGTATAGAAGGTGAAAAGAAGGGCGTTCACGTTATCGATCAGTCGCGATGCACGAAATGCGGGGCCTGTTATGATGCCTGCCGGTTCGGCGCAGTTAAAATCGAATAGGAGAGCAAAAGTGATTGAATTTAAATTGAACGGCCGGGATGCGCAAGGTAATCAGGGCGAAACGATACTCGATGCGGCGAGAAGAGAGGGGATCGACATTCCCACTCTCTGCCATAATGAGATCCTCGGCTCCGACGGAAGGTGCAGGCTCTGTATGGTCGAGGTTCAAAAGGGCAACAGACGAAGAACGGTGGCATCCTGTCTTTATCAGATAGAGAAGGGCATGGAAGTCTTTACCGAGACGCCTGACATCCATGCCATACGACGGGCCCTTCTCGAGCTGTTTCTCGCACGAAATCCGGCCTCCGACGTAGTTCGCCACCTTGCCGAAAGATATGGAGTTAAAGAATCAAGGTACGGCAAGGACAACGATAAAGGTAAATGTGTATTATGCAGCCAGTGCGTGAGGACGTGTGAAACCATCGTGGGAGTGACTGCCCTGGGTTTGAGCGGCAAGGGACCGGCCAAAAAGGTAGCTACGCCTTTTGATGAGCCGTCGGAAGCATGCATCGGTTGTGGGGCATGCGCCGCTATCTGCCCCACCGGTCACATCTATATGGAAGACAAAAAGGGCATAAGGACGATCTGGAAAAAACAATTCGACCTTGCAAAGTGTCCGGTGTGCGGCAGGTACCATGCACCCGTCATGCAGCTTGAATTCATTTCGGAAAAATCGGGAACCCCTCTCGATGAACTCCTGACTTGTCAGGACTGCAGGTAAGTCGCATATTTTATATTGAAAAAGGTATTTAATAGCGTATAAACTAAACAATAATGTGACGAGAGTCACAGAAATCAGGTGAGTTTTATGTTTCTATTAAGATATTCGATGATCTTTCCGATATACATACAAGTACCATGTCAGGAGAACAGCTCGCGGCTGCGGGAGACACACGGACATGCTCGGTTACGGCGTGACATCATGCGGAGGAGTAAGGTATGAATATTGATCTTGCCGGAATTGGTCAAATACTCAAAAAGAAAAGAGAAGAGAAGGAGTTGAGCGTCGCCCAGGTAGCGGAGAGGCTGTGCCTCAGAAAATCGCTTATCGAGGCTATCGAGGCAGGAAATTGGGCCCCCTTGCCTCACGAGGTGTATGTAAAGGGTTTTGTGAAGGAATATGCGACTCTTCTTCACGCATATGCGGAAGTGACTCCGTACTTCATCGACCCGGAAGCTGCGCCGCCGCCTCCGGTTGTGGAAACCGTTATCCTTCCCCAGGTACCGAAAGCCGAACCCACGGGCAGGCGCTTTTTCAGGGCACGGTATGCCGTCTTCATAATTCTTGCGATCATTATGGGTATTTTTGCATATGACCGAATGGAGCGTCAAAAGACGATCGTCTCCAAAACGGAGACTGCGACAAGGATAGCTGAGAAAACCCCTGATGAGGCCCCGGCGAACAATAATGTCCGGCCCGTATCCGAGGTGAAAAGTGAGGGCGATACAGGAACTCTTTCAGCCGCTGAACCGAAGCGCCTTATGATTACCTGTCAAGAGCGAACCTGGATCAGCGTGGTGATTGACGAAAGCGAGAAGAAAGAGTTCATGCTGAGTCCTCACGAGATCATCGTCGTAAATGCGAAAGAAAAATTCGACCTTCTTATCGGTAATGCGGGAGGCGTGAAGATTCTCCTCAATGGTAAAGATACGGAATTCACCGGTAAGAGCGGTGAAGTGAAAAGGATTCAATTCTCCTAAAAGAAAAAAGAAAACCGGCCGAGGCCGGTTTTCTTTTTTCTCCCCATAGTCTGCTCATTTCTTTGTGCTTTCCCAGTCCTTCAGAAATTTGTCGAGCCCGATATCCGTCAACGGATGGCTCATGAGCTGGCTCAATACGTTAAAGGGTATGGTTGCTATGTCCGCTCCGATTGTCGCCGCCTGAAGCACGTGGAGAGGACTCCTGATGCTTGCGACGATGATCTCCGTCTCAAGTGCATAATTCGAAAAAATGGTAAGGGTATCCTCGATGATGTCCATGCCCCTGCTGGAAATATCGTCGAGCCTTCCGATAAAGGGGCTCACGTAAGCAGCGCCCGCCTTTGCGGCAATAAGAGCCTGGACAGGCTGAAATATGAGAGTCACATTCGTTTTGATGTCTTCACGGGAAAGGCTGCGGACGGCCTTAATGCCTTCTTCGGTCATGGGTATCTTCACCACCACATTCGACCCCAGGCCGGCGAGGCGCCTGGCTTCTTCGCACATGGGGCCGGAGGTTTTGGAGATCACTTCAAGGCTCACGGGGCCCTCGACCAGCGCCAGTATCTCCTTGATTGTTTTGTCCGGATCTTTTTTTACCTTGGACAGGAGGGACGGGTTGGTAGTCACTCCGTCTACGAGCCCCATTTCAAGTCCCTTCTTAATTTCGTCTACATTAGCCGTATCTATGAAAAATTTCATTCTCTCCTCCTGCTATTTTGTCTGTTTCTGAAAATATCCTCTTTTGTCCCATCCCTTTTTTCCCTACTGATTGAGCCCTCTCCGGGACAGGCCGGGCGAGAGCCGGCACATTCTTCTATCATAAAAATGACGCCTTGTGAAATGTTTTTCCTGTAAGAAAAGTTACTTTCAATGGGAAGATTTTGCAAAGGGGATGGTGGAAATCAGGCCCATCACTTCGGTCGCGCCCATAAGAATCGAGATAGTCTGCGAAGAATCGATCCCGGCAAGAAAGGATGTGAGGGGCTGTTTCAATGCCGGGTGAAGGAGGGAAGGGTCGATTTCTATGCAAGGTACGAGCACGAACCTCCTCCTGTGAAGCTCCGGATGGGGTATTATGAGAGAAGGCGTGGATATGACAATAGCCCCGAAGAGCAGGATGTCGAGGTCTATTACCCTGGGTCCCGAGGGGATGGTTCTCTTACGACCCATATCCGACTCTATGCCATTCAGGAGCAGAAGGAGGTCCGGGGGCGAACCATCCCAGAGGATCGAAAAGACACAATTAACGAAGTCATCCTGGAGTATGGGCGATACAGGGGATGTGGCATAGAATGAGGATATTCCGAGCAACCGCGTCCGGCCGTCCCGGAGCGTTCTTCCCACGGCCTCCGCGCAATGCCGGACCCCGTCGCCCATATTGGAGCCTACGCCTATGAATACCCTCTCATCCACGATGGTCAGGCAATCTTATCTTTTTCTTTGGGGTTGTCGCTGGAGGGAAGGGTTTCTTTGCTTTCAGGCTCGCTGACGGCCTTTTTGAATCCTTTTATGCTCTTACCGATAGCTCCGCCGATCTCCGGAAGTTTGCCTGCGCCGAAGATAAGAACGACTATCACCATTATTATGATAAGCTCAGGAAAACCCAGACCGAACATGAGAATAGCTTACCATGTACCGTTATCGCCGTCAATCCCCTGGAACGCATTCTTTCCCGGGGCCTCTTTCAACCGCAGACAAGGTTGACTGAGAAAGGAAATTCCTCTAATATATAGGCTATGGCATTAAAGGAGATAAGGATTTATCCGGACCCGGTGCTACGCAAAACAGCGGTGAGAATCGACTGCGTAAGCGACGAGATCGTGCGACTTTCTCAAGATATGATAGAGACCATGTGTCTGGCAAGTGGCGCCGGCCTCGCGGCAACCCAGGTCGGTATAGGGTTGAGGCTCATAGTGATAGACGAGCACATGACGGGGGATAAAAAGCCGATCGTGTTGATTAATCCCGAGGTCCTCCTTTCAGAAGCAGAGGAAACCGTCGAAGAGGGCTGCCTGAGCGTGCCGAAGTTCTTTGAATTCGTGAAAAGACCGAAAAGGGTAAGGGTAAGGGCGGTTGACCTGAGGGACGAGGTCATCGAGATCGACTGCGAAGACCAGTTGGCAAGGGCCCTGCAGCATGAGATAGACCAC is part of the Syntrophorhabdaceae bacterium genome and encodes:
- a CDS encoding RodZ domain-containing protein, translating into MNIDLAGIGQILKKKREEKELSVAQVAERLCLRKSLIEAIEAGNWAPLPHEVYVKGFVKEYATLLHAYAEVTPYFIDPEAAPPPPVVETVILPQVPKAEPTGRRFFRARYAVFIILAIIMGIFAYDRMERQKTIVSKTETATRIAEKTPDEAPANNNVRPVSEVKSEGDTGTLSAAEPKRLMITCQERTWISVVIDESEKKEFMLSPHEIIVVNAKEKFDLLIGNAGGVKILLNGKDTEFTGKSGEVKRIQFS
- a CDS encoding NAD(P)H-dependent oxidoreductase subunit E, whose product is MEVNSERLHEIINKYHGSASHLLAMFQDIQREYRYVPKEAIKFVAGELNMPLAKAYEVVTFYKALSLTPRGRHTVHVCMGTACHLRGGTNILDAFERELSVGVGETTENGLFTLETVNCLGACALAPLVRVEEKDFGKTTPGGVKKIINEFSGGEPS
- the folK gene encoding 2-amino-4-hydroxy-6-hydroxymethyldihydropteridine diphosphokinase, whose protein sequence is MDERVFIGVGSNMGDGVRHCAEAVGRTLRDGRTRLLGISSFYATSPVSPILQDDFVNCVFSILWDGSPPDLLLLLNGIESDMGRKRTIPSGPRVIDLDILLFGAIVISTPSLIIPHPELHRRRFVLVPCIEIDPSLLHPALKQPLTSFLAGIDSSQTISILMGATEVMGLISTIPFAKSSH
- a CDS encoding 2Fe-2S iron-sulfur cluster-binding protein, yielding MIEFKLNGRDAQGNQGETILDAARREGIDIPTLCHNEILGSDGRCRLCMVEVQKGNRRRTVASCLYQIEKGMEVFTETPDIHAIRRALLELFLARNPASDVVRHLAERYGVKESRYGKDNDKGKCVLCSQCVRTCETIVGVTALGLSGKGPAKKVATPFDEPSEACIGCGACAAICPTGHIYMEDKKGIRTIWKKQFDLAKCPVCGRYHAPVMQLEFISEKSGTPLDELLTCQDCR
- a CDS encoding twin-arginine translocase TatA/TatE family subunit, which produces MFGLGFPELIIIMVIVVLIFGAGKLPEIGGAIGKSIKGFKKAVSEPESKETLPSSDNPKEKDKIA
- the def gene encoding peptide deformylase; this translates as MALKEIRIYPDPVLRKTAVRIDCVSDEIVRLSQDMIETMCLASGAGLAATQVGIGLRLIVIDEHMTGDKKPIVLINPEVLLSEAEETVEEGCLSVPKFFEFVKRPKRVRVRAVDLRDEVIEIDCEDQLARALQHEIDHLNGILFIDHLSPLKREFFKKKFMRPKR
- the fsa gene encoding fructose-6-phosphate aldolase, whose amino-acid sequence is MKFFIDTANVDEIKKGLEMGLVDGVTTNPSLLSKVKKDPDKTIKEILALVEGPVSLEVISKTSGPMCEEARRLAGLGSNVVVKIPMTEEGIKAVRSLSREDIKTNVTLIFQPVQALIAAKAGAAYVSPFIGRLDDISSRGMDIIEDTLTIFSNYALETEIIVASIRSPLHVLQAATIGADIATIPFNVLSQLMSHPLTDIGLDKFLKDWESTKK
- a CDS encoding NADH-ubiquinone oxidoreductase-F iron-sulfur binding region domain-containing protein; its protein translation is MITSQEQLQSVASEYKKKTAAFDAVIKICCGTGCVSSGALSVYEGLTAGLRGEGLADKVLVKKTGCHGLCERGPIVVFGQDEILYQSVGKRNIDADVASLIATVKEKKVAEQLLYKGEEKGKRYVSPYEIPFYSGQTRVVLSLNGALDPENIEEYIAEGGYGSLHKALHMSPTEIIDSIEKSGLRGRGGGGFLTGYKWRSCRQAQGNPKYVLANGDEGDPGAFMDRSLMEGNPHAILEGMAIGAFAIGSGQGYIYVRDEYPLAVHRLSLAIEKAREYGFLGKNIMGTGFDYDIDIFRGGGAFVCGESTALISSIEGKAGEPRSKYTHTVDKGLWDKPTNLNNVETWANVPHIIDKGWEWFQSTGSPRSKGTKVFSLVGKVKNTGLIEVPMGITLKEIIYDLGGGIQGDKKFKAVQTGGPSGGCIPEVYLDMPVDFDSLTKLGSMMGSGGMIVMDERSCMVDVARYFLNFLVQESCGKCTPCREGVRRMHEIVDRICRGDGCRGDVEHLEELGKAIQLSSLCGLGQSAPNPVLSTIRFFKEEYIAHIEEKRCPAGICKDLIKMQILPDLCTGCMRCAGECPVGCIEGEKKGVHVIDQSRCTKCGACYDACRFGAVKIE